Proteins co-encoded in one Malus domestica chromosome 09, GDT2T_hap1 genomic window:
- the LOC108174023 gene encoding uncharacterized mitochondrial protein AtMg00810-like has product MVTYIGYYQSHSDHTLFVKRRSGKVTTLIIYVDDIIITSDDTKEMMRLERNLAAKFEMKNLGDLKYFLGVEVARSSRGIFLSQRKYVLDLLKETGMLGCKPVDTPIVEKHYLGIYPDQEPVDKGRYQRLVGRMIYLSHTRLDIAYAVSVMSQFMHSPSVDYMAAIMRILAYLKFALGKGILYACHGHMRIEGFTDADWAGDVTNRRSTSGYFTFVEGNLVTWRSKKQNVVSRCSAEAEYMGMA; this is encoded by the coding sequence ATGGTCACGTACATTGGGTATTATCAGAGTCACTCGGATCATACGTTATTTGTGAAACGGAGAAGTGGAAAAGTGACGACCTTAattatctatgtggatgatattataATAACGAGTGATGATACAAAAGAGATGATGAGGCTGGAACGAAACCTGGCTGCCAAATTCGAGATGAAGAATTTGggagatttgaaatattttcttggtGTGGAGGTCGCTCGGTCATCTagaggtattttcttgtctcaacGCAAATATGTTCTGGATTTATTAAAGGAAACAGGAATGCTGGGATGTAAACCGGTGGACACTCCCATCGTGGAAAAACATTATTTAGGGATTTATCCAGATCAAGAACCAGTTGACAAGGGTAGGTATCAAAGGCTGGTGGGGAGAAtgatttatttgtctcacactcgtCTGGATATTGCCTATGCTGTAAGTGTAATGAGTCAATTCATGCACTCACCAAGTGTGGATTATATGGCGGCAATAATGAGGATCTTGGCTTATTTGAAGTTTGCACTTGGTAAAGGGATCTTGTATGCGTGTCATGGACATATGAGAATTGAAGGTTTTaccgatgctgattgggcaggtgaCGTGACTAATAGAAGATCGACATCTGGGTATTTTACATTTGTTGAAGGTAATTTGGTCACTTGGCGAAGCAAGAAACAGAATGTAGTATCACGATGCTCTGCTGAAGCCGAGTATATGGGAATGGCATAG